In a single window of the Streptomyces sp. NBC_00094 genome:
- a CDS encoding carboxymuconolactone decarboxylase family protein, producing the protein MTTTTAAEKTAHEHPPRLPLAERVPEFYRAMIRLEAAAAKDVDPTLYHLIKIRASQVNRCAFCLDMHTKDALAEGESVERIVQLTAWEESRHFYTERELAALALTEAVTVLTDGFVPDEVYARAAAHFDETELARVIAAIVTINAWNRIGVTTRMTPGHYTPRAS; encoded by the coding sequence ATGACGACGACCACGGCAGCGGAGAAGACCGCGCACGAGCACCCGCCCCGCCTCCCCCTGGCCGAGCGGGTCCCCGAGTTCTACCGGGCGATGATCCGGCTTGAGGCGGCGGCCGCGAAGGACGTCGACCCGACCCTGTACCACCTGATCAAGATCCGGGCCTCGCAGGTCAACCGCTGTGCTTTCTGCCTCGACATGCACACCAAGGACGCGCTGGCGGAGGGCGAGAGCGTCGAGCGGATCGTGCAGCTCACCGCCTGGGAGGAGTCCCGGCACTTCTACACCGAGCGGGAGCTCGCCGCGCTCGCGCTGACCGAGGCCGTCACCGTCCTCACCGACGGCTTCGTCCCCGACGAGGTGTACGCGCGGGCCGCCGCGCACTTCGACGAGACCGAGCTCGCCCGGGTGATCGCCGCGATCGTCACCATCAACGCCTGGAACCGGATCGGCGTGACGACCCGGATGACCCCCGGCCACTACACCCCGCGCGCCTCGTGA
- a CDS encoding PLP-dependent aminotransferase family protein encodes MPNDWATFGADLHLELRGPRLRAGLMDALREAVRSGRLEAGTRLPSSRSLAADLGMARNTVADAYAELVAEGWLTARQGSGTRVARRAAPRRAAPSSAAARPSTAGRPRPDAPAHNLKAGTPDLASFPRAEWLKAYRRALTAAPNEAFGYGDPRGRTELRTALAEYLARARGVHARPERIVICAGFVHGLMLLGEVLRDRGVRDVAVESYGLGLHADLLSRAGLGTPPLPFDGRGTRVEELTGESGETEGPGEPREYGGVGAVLMTAAHQFPLGGALPPDRRAAVVDWARGSGGFVLEDDYDGEFRYDRQRVGALQGLDPERVVYLGTASKSLAPGLRLAWMVVPEGLVGEVVAAKGAVDSSSSAPDQLAFAEFLGSGAYDRHVRAMRLRYRRRRDQLVAAVAAHSPRTRVSGIAAGLHAVLALPPGTEQDVLRAAAWHGLAVQGVNHFRRPAVEPTLDGLVVGYGTPPDSGWQGALQALCRVLP; translated from the coding sequence ATGCCGAACGACTGGGCCACTTTCGGGGCCGACCTCCATCTGGAGCTGCGCGGACCGCGCCTGCGCGCGGGCCTCATGGACGCGCTCCGGGAGGCGGTGCGGAGCGGGCGGCTGGAGGCGGGCACCCGCCTGCCGTCCTCCCGGTCGCTCGCCGCGGACCTCGGCATGGCCCGCAACACCGTTGCCGACGCGTACGCCGAACTGGTCGCCGAGGGCTGGCTGACGGCCCGGCAGGGCTCGGGCACCCGGGTCGCCCGGAGGGCCGCGCCACGCAGGGCCGCGCCCTCCTCGGCGGCTGCCCGGCCCTCGACGGCGGGACGGCCCCGACCGGACGCTCCGGCGCACAACCTGAAGGCCGGCACCCCCGACCTCGCCTCCTTCCCGCGCGCCGAGTGGCTCAAGGCGTACCGGCGGGCGCTCACCGCCGCCCCGAACGAGGCCTTCGGCTACGGCGATCCGCGCGGCCGGACCGAACTGCGCACCGCGCTCGCCGAGTACCTGGCCCGCGCGCGGGGCGTGCACGCCCGGCCCGAACGGATCGTGATCTGCGCGGGCTTCGTGCACGGACTGATGCTGCTGGGCGAGGTGCTGCGGGACCGCGGAGTGCGGGACGTGGCGGTCGAGTCGTACGGACTGGGCCTCCACGCCGACCTCCTGAGCCGGGCCGGACTCGGAACCCCGCCCCTGCCCTTCGACGGACGCGGCACGCGCGTCGAGGAGCTGACGGGGGAGTCGGGGGAGACCGAGGGGCCGGGGGAGCCGAGGGAGTACGGAGGGGTCGGGGCCGTCCTCATGACGGCGGCGCACCAGTTCCCCCTGGGCGGCGCGCTGCCCCCGGACCGGCGGGCGGCGGTCGTCGACTGGGCGCGCGGCTCGGGGGGCTTCGTCCTGGAGGACGACTACGACGGGGAGTTCCGTTACGACCGGCAGCGGGTGGGTGCGCTGCAGGGTCTGGACCCCGAGCGGGTCGTCTATCTCGGGACCGCGAGCAAGTCCCTGGCGCCCGGGCTGCGGCTGGCGTGGATGGTGGTGCCGGAGGGCCTGGTGGGCGAGGTGGTGGCCGCGAAGGGGGCCGTGGACTCGTCGTCGAGCGCGCCGGACCAGCTGGCGTTCGCGGAGTTCCTGGGCTCGGGGGCGTACGACCGGCACGTACGGGCCATGCGGCTGCGCTACCGGCGGCGCCGGGACCAGCTGGTGGCGGCGGTGGCCGCGCACTCGCCGCGGACCCGGGTCAGCGGGATCGCGGCCGGCCTCCACGCGGTCCTCGCCCTGCCGCCCGGCACCGAACAGGACGTCCTGAGGGCCGCCGCCTGGCACGGTCTCGCGGTCCAGGGCGTGAACCACTTCCGCCGCCCCGCGGTGGAACCGACCCTGGACGGCCTGGTCGTCGGCTACGGCACGCCCCCGGACAGCGGCTGGCAGGGGGCGCTCCAGGCCCTGTGCAGGGTGCTGCCCTGA
- a CDS encoding glutathionylspermidine synthase family protein, whose protein sequence is MKRHTIEPRPDWQRIVEEQGVVYPLTRYPDGSLRPYWDESAYYSFTLPEVEALEEVVEELHAMCLAAAAHIVEHDRFADLGITDPKLASLVAESWRRRAELPSLYGRFDLRYDGTGPAKMLEYNADTPTSLVEAASPQWFWMEERFPGADQWNSLHERLVDAWKKQAHLLPPGPVHFVHSDGDELGEDLMTVAYLRETAQQAGLDTEALSVEAIGWDRLSRRFVDDRLRFIRSCFKLYPWEWLTTDRFGKHVLDTLDNGGGTGTTCWIEPAWKMLLSNKALLAILWELNPGHPNLLPAYLDGPRELASTTGWVAKPLLGREGAGVTLHEAGTEPFVRDGEPCCYQELAPLADFDGNRVVLGAWVVENEAAGLGIRESAGLVTDEYARFLPHVIL, encoded by the coding sequence ATGAAGCGGCACACCATCGAGCCCCGGCCCGACTGGCAGCGGATCGTCGAGGAGCAGGGGGTCGTCTACCCCCTGACCCGCTACCCGGACGGTTCGCTGCGTCCGTACTGGGACGAGAGCGCGTACTACTCCTTCACCCTGCCCGAGGTCGAGGCGCTGGAGGAGGTCGTCGAGGAGCTGCACGCGATGTGCCTGGCGGCCGCCGCGCACATCGTCGAGCACGACCGCTTCGCCGACCTCGGGATCACCGACCCGAAGCTCGCCTCCCTGGTCGCCGAGTCCTGGCGGCGCCGCGCCGAACTCCCCTCCCTCTACGGGCGGTTCGACCTGCGGTACGACGGCACCGGCCCGGCCAAGATGCTGGAGTACAACGCCGACACCCCCACCTCGCTGGTGGAGGCCGCCAGCCCGCAGTGGTTCTGGATGGAGGAGCGGTTCCCCGGCGCCGACCAGTGGAACTCCCTCCACGAGCGGCTCGTCGACGCCTGGAAGAAGCAGGCGCACCTGCTGCCGCCGGGGCCCGTCCACTTCGTCCACTCGGACGGCGACGAGCTCGGCGAGGACCTGATGACGGTCGCGTACCTGCGTGAGACCGCCCAGCAGGCCGGGCTCGACACGGAGGCGCTCTCCGTCGAGGCGATCGGCTGGGACCGGCTCTCGCGCCGGTTCGTCGACGACCGGCTCCGCTTCATCCGCAGCTGCTTCAAGCTCTACCCGTGGGAGTGGCTGACCACCGACCGCTTCGGGAAGCACGTCCTCGACACCCTCGACAACGGCGGCGGGACCGGCACCACCTGCTGGATCGAGCCGGCCTGGAAGATGCTCCTCTCCAACAAGGCGCTGCTCGCGATCCTGTGGGAGCTGAACCCGGGCCACCCGAACCTGCTCCCCGCCTACCTCGACGGCCCGCGCGAACTCGCCTCGACCACGGGGTGGGTCGCCAAGCCGCTGCTCGGCCGCGAGGGCGCGGGCGTCACCCTGCACGAGGCCGGTACGGAGCCCTTCGTACGGGACGGGGAGCCCTGCTGCTACCAGGAGCTGGCCCCGCTGGCCGACTTCGACGGCAACCGGGTGGTGCTCGGCGCGTGGGTCGTCGAGAACGAGGCCGCGGGGCTCGGGATCCGGGAGTCCGCGGGCCTCGTCACCGACGAGTACGCCCGCTTCCTCCCGCACGTGATCCTGTAG
- a CDS encoding polysaccharide deacetylase family protein yields the protein MPRLRLRHALRAALAALVPVALLGAFTGPAHSAPKAAWPEPVPVVSHVETTDPVVFITIDDGWFHDPAAAKLLLDRRVPASLFLLPGAYSYDSGYFHTLLNQGRSRVENHTVNHPDLTTLDAAGQKAEVCGARDQHLAQFGDGPRLLRPPYGTYDATTRTTARSCGAKAVVTWTYDLTTWGQWTPPTPALKAGDIILLHFNETLEQDLKRALDLAEAAGLKPAPLREYVPE from the coding sequence ATGCCGAGACTCCGTCTGCGTCACGCCCTGCGTGCCGCGCTCGCCGCCCTCGTTCCGGTCGCGCTCCTCGGCGCGTTCACGGGACCCGCGCACTCCGCCCCGAAGGCGGCCTGGCCCGAGCCCGTCCCGGTGGTCTCGCACGTCGAGACCACCGACCCGGTCGTCTTCATCACCATCGACGACGGCTGGTTCCACGACCCCGCGGCGGCGAAGCTGCTGCTCGACCGCCGGGTGCCCGCCTCGCTCTTCCTGCTGCCCGGCGCCTACTCGTACGACTCCGGCTACTTCCACACCCTGCTGAACCAGGGCCGCTCCCGCGTCGAGAACCACACGGTCAACCACCCCGACCTCACCACACTCGACGCCGCCGGCCAGAAGGCGGAGGTCTGCGGGGCCCGCGACCAGCACCTCGCCCAGTTCGGCGACGGCCCGCGGCTGCTGCGCCCGCCGTACGGCACGTACGACGCGACCACCCGGACCACCGCCCGCTCCTGCGGGGCGAAGGCCGTGGTGACGTGGACGTACGACCTCACCACCTGGGGCCAGTGGACCCCTCCGACACCGGCCCTCAAGGCCGGCGACATCATCCTGCTCCACTTCAACGAGACCCTGGAGCAGGACCTGAAGCGGGCCCTGGACCTGGCCGAGGCGGCCGGACTCAAGCCCGCGCCACTGCGGGAGTACGTCCCCGAGTAG
- the rocD gene encoding ornithine--oxo-acid transaminase: protein MSRTQDAIASAEAHSAHNYHPLPVVVASADGAWMTDVEGRRYLDMLAGYSALNFGHGNRRLIEAAKAQLERVTLTSRAFHHDRFAEFCTQLAELCGKEAVLPMNTGAEAVETAVKTARKWGYEVKGVPDGHAKIVVAGNNFHGRTTTIVSFSTDHEARDHFGPYTPGFEIVPYGDLTALDAAVTENTVAVLLEPIQGEAGVLVPPAGYLPGVRELTRRRNVLFMADEIQSGLGRTGRTFACEHEGVVPDVYILGKALGGGVVPVSAVVADRSVLGVFRPGEHGSTFGGNPLACAVALEVIAMLRTGEFQERATELGEHLHSELGLLVGGGAVEAVRGRGLWAGVDIAPARGTGREISEKLMERGVLVKDTHGSTIRIAPPLVISKEDLDWGLEQLRGVLSD from the coding sequence GTGTCGAGAACGCAAGACGCGATCGCTTCCGCGGAGGCGCACAGCGCTCACAACTACCACCCCCTTCCGGTCGTCGTCGCCTCGGCGGACGGGGCCTGGATGACCGATGTCGAGGGGCGCCGCTATCTGGACATGCTCGCCGGGTACTCGGCGCTCAACTTCGGGCACGGCAACCGGCGGCTGATCGAGGCCGCGAAGGCGCAGCTGGAGCGCGTGACGCTCACCTCGCGCGCCTTCCACCACGACCGCTTCGCCGAGTTCTGCACGCAGCTCGCGGAGTTGTGCGGCAAGGAGGCGGTGCTGCCGATGAACACGGGGGCGGAGGCGGTCGAGACGGCCGTGAAGACCGCCCGGAAGTGGGGGTACGAGGTGAAGGGCGTGCCGGACGGGCACGCGAAGATCGTGGTCGCGGGGAACAACTTCCACGGCCGGACGACGACGATCGTCAGCTTCTCCACGGACCACGAGGCGCGCGACCACTTCGGCCCGTACACGCCGGGGTTCGAGATCGTTCCGTACGGGGACCTGACGGCGCTCGACGCCGCGGTCACCGAGAACACGGTGGCGGTGCTGCTCGAACCGATCCAGGGCGAGGCGGGTGTCCTGGTGCCGCCGGCCGGCTATCTGCCGGGCGTCCGGGAGCTGACGCGGCGGCGGAACGTGCTGTTCATGGCGGACGAGATCCAGTCGGGCCTCGGCCGGACGGGCAGGACGTTCGCGTGCGAGCACGAGGGCGTGGTGCCGGACGTGTACATCCTGGGGAAGGCGCTGGGCGGCGGGGTGGTGCCGGTGTCGGCGGTGGTCGCCGACCGTTCGGTGCTCGGGGTGTTCCGGCCGGGCGAGCACGGGTCGACCTTCGGCGGGAATCCGCTGGCCTGCGCGGTGGCCCTGGAGGTGATCGCGATGCTGCGGACGGGCGAGTTCCAGGAGCGGGCGACGGAGCTGGGCGAGCACCTCCACTCCGAGCTGGGGCTGCTGGTGGGCGGCGGCGCGGTGGAGGCGGTGCGCGGACGCGGCCTGTGGGCCGGGGTGGACATCGCCCCGGCCCGGGGCACGGGCCGGGAGATCTCGGAGAAGTTGATGGAGCGGGGGGTCCTGGTGAAGGACACCCACGGCTCGACGATCCGGATCGCGCCGCCGCTGGTCATCTCGAAGGAGGACCTGGACTGGGGCCTCGAACAGCTGAGGGGGGTGCTGTCGGACTGA
- the glyA gene encoding serine hydroxymethyltransferase codes for MTTPQQHPALATADPELAALVGAEERLQGETLRLIPSENYVSAAVLEASGTVLQNKYSEGYPGRRYYEGQQNIDRVETLAVERAKALFGVDHANVQPYSGSPANLAVYLAFAEPGDTVMGMALPMGGHLTHGWGVSATGKWFRGVQYGVRQDTGLIDLDEVREIALRERPKVIFCGGTALPRTIDFAAFGEIAREAGAVLVADVAHIAGLIAGGAHPSPVPHVDVISTTTHKTLRGPRGAMLMSREEHAKALDKAVFPGLQGGPHNQTTAAIAVALREAAQPSFRDYAHAVVANAKALAEALLARGFDLVSGGTDNHLILMDLTPKQVPGKIAAKALDRAGIVVNYNTVPYDPRKPFDPSGVRIGTPSLTSRGLGTEHMAQVAEWIDRGVAAAGTGDEETLGLIRKEVADLLSTYPAPGLPT; via the coding sequence GTGACCACGCCCCAGCAGCACCCCGCCCTCGCCACGGCCGACCCCGAACTCGCCGCCCTCGTCGGCGCCGAGGAACGGCTCCAGGGCGAGACCCTCCGCCTCATCCCCAGCGAGAACTACGTCTCCGCCGCCGTCCTCGAAGCCTCCGGCACCGTCCTCCAGAACAAGTACAGCGAGGGCTACCCCGGCCGCCGCTACTACGAGGGCCAGCAGAACATCGACCGGGTCGAGACCCTCGCCGTCGAGCGCGCCAAGGCGCTCTTCGGCGTCGACCACGCCAACGTCCAGCCCTACTCCGGCTCCCCGGCCAACCTCGCCGTCTACCTCGCCTTCGCCGAGCCCGGCGACACCGTCATGGGCATGGCCCTGCCGATGGGCGGTCACCTCACCCACGGCTGGGGCGTCTCCGCCACCGGCAAGTGGTTCCGGGGCGTCCAGTACGGCGTACGCCAGGACACGGGCCTCATCGACCTCGACGAGGTCCGCGAGATCGCCCTCAGGGAACGCCCGAAGGTGATCTTCTGCGGCGGCACCGCGCTGCCCCGCACGATCGACTTCGCCGCCTTCGGCGAGATCGCCCGCGAGGCAGGCGCCGTGCTCGTCGCCGACGTCGCCCACATCGCCGGCCTCATCGCGGGCGGCGCCCACCCGTCCCCGGTCCCGCACGTCGACGTGATCTCCACGACCACCCACAAGACCCTGCGCGGCCCGCGCGGCGCGATGCTGATGTCCCGCGAGGAGCACGCCAAGGCCCTCGACAAGGCCGTCTTCCCCGGCCTCCAGGGCGGCCCGCACAACCAGACCACCGCGGCCATCGCCGTCGCCCTCCGCGAGGCGGCCCAGCCCTCCTTCCGTGACTACGCCCACGCCGTCGTCGCCAACGCCAAGGCCCTCGCCGAGGCACTCCTCGCCCGCGGCTTCGACCTGGTCTCCGGCGGCACCGACAACCACCTGATCCTGATGGACCTCACGCCCAAGCAGGTCCCGGGCAAGATCGCCGCGAAGGCCCTCGACCGGGCGGGGATCGTCGTCAACTACAACACCGTCCCGTACGACCCCCGGAAGCCCTTCGACCCCTCCGGCGTCCGCATCGGCACCCCCTCCCTCACCTCCCGTGGTCTCGGTACGGAGCACATGGCCCAGGTCGCGGAGTGGATCGACCGCGGTGTCGCCGCCGCAGGCACGGGCGACGAGGAAACGCTCGGCCTCATCCGCAAGGAGGTCGCCGACCTCCTCTCCACCTACCCGGCCCCGGGCCTCCCGACCTGA